In a single window of the Labeo rohita strain BAU-BD-2019 chromosome 23, IGBB_LRoh.1.0, whole genome shotgun sequence genome:
- the sgms2b gene encoding phosphatidylcholine:ceramide cholinephosphotransferase 2 → MAASHLLDDREDDGPNGSCQVMVMMEERTHPQATPCGNQVDDKPKSTKRLQGFRKALRKNQDYSRISKPSSSQLPSEWWKTGIAFIWAGFNLVLTTIMITVVNERVPDKSVSPPLPDKFFDYIPRVEWAFSVTEVNGMILVALWFVQWLFLKHRAIVGRRFFFLQGMLYLYRIVTMYITTLPVPSMHMDCAPKLYNDSHGKIKRVLQLVSGGGLSITGSHLLCGDFLYSGHTVMLTLTFLFIQEYSPRSCRWRCYHGFCGLLSATGVVCILVAHEHYSVDVVVAYFITSHLFYWYHTMANNQALRDSPHNYLNRTWWNWVFNFLEKNVKTPVPCTFSWPLSLPYVCFKNPCKSYSMVQSARDE, encoded by the exons ATGGCAGCATCTCATCTTTTGGATGATCGAGAAGATGACGGACCCAATGGTAGCTGCCAAGTGATGGTGATGATGGAGGAGAGGACACACCCCCAGGCCACGCCCTGTGGCAATCAGGTTGACGACAAGCCAAAAAGCACTAAGCGTCTGCAGGGTTTCCGTAAAGCCTTGCGGAAAAACCAGGACTACTCTCGCATCTCAAAGCCCAGCAGCTCCCAGCTGCCGTCAGAATGGTGGAAGACGGGAATCGCCTTCATCTGGGCCGGATTTAACCTCGTCCTTACTACCATCATGATCACCGTCGTCAACGAGAGGGTCCCGGATAAGTCCGTCAGCCCGCCGTTACCGGACAAGTTCTTCGATTACATTCCGCGTGTGGAGTGGGCGTTTTCCGTCACCGAGGTGAACGGGATGATCCTCGTGGCTCTGTGGTTCGTCCAGTGGCTCTTCCTCAAGCACAG AGCCATCGTGGGCCGACGGTTTTTCTTCCTGCAGGGAATGTTGTATTTGTACCGTATAGTGACCATGTACATCACAACTCTTCCTGTTCCCAGCATGCACATGGACTGCGCCCCGAAG CTCTACAATGATTCTCATGGGAAGATCAAGCGTGTTTTGCAGCTGGTGTCTGGAGGAGGTTTGTCCATCACTGGCTCTCATCTGTTGTGCGGAGACTTCCTGTACAGCGGCCACACGGTCATGCTGACCCTCACCTTCCTCTTCATCCAAGAAT ACTCACCCCGCTCGTGCAGATGGCGTTGCTATCACGGGTTCTGCGGGTTGCTAAGCGCGACGGGCGTGGTCTGTATCCTGGTGGCACACGAGCATTACAGCGTAGATGTAGTGGTGGCGTATTTCATCACCTCGCACCTCTTCTACTGGTACCACACCATGGCCAACAACCAG GCCTTGAGAGATTCTCCTCACAACTACCTGAACCGGACGTGGTGGAACTGGGTGTTTAACTTCCTAGAGAAGAACGTTAAGACGCCGGTTCCCTGCACGTTCTCGTGGCCGCTGTCGCTTCCGTACGTGTGCTTCAAGAACCCGTGCAAGAGCTACTCAATGGTGCAGAGCGCACGGGACGAATGA
- the aimp1b gene encoding aminoacyl tRNA synthase complex-interacting multifunctional protein 1 isoform X1, which translates to MILHMCTCASTFHIRNADRLKQTHTHTHTHFSPFLSAPDRRRNTERTRTQQVKVYSLMSDNRPHGSRSDPPDQDQMMEYFTQQVLYLKEKAMLQTSVREEKKLLVENAKLKKDIDDLKKLLHETQKRKAVKLHQERVLTATIATKTALLGETTPPSQTAPSTRSETSTTHARHDGRRRRDRRGLDAAHLNSSESACALIREQKPDVSRLDLRVGRILDVRKHPDSASLYVQEVELGEPAPRTVVSGLTNHMPPEQLVGCLVVLLCNVRPMKVRGVQSQARLLCAVNQEIMEPLTPPTTAQPGDKVTFENYPGEPEKELNPKQRIWERLQPDLCIDLKGVATYKGVAFQVRGKGLCRAPSISNGGIK; encoded by the exons ATGATCCTACACATGTGCACATGTGCCTCGACATTTCACATTAGGAATGCTGACAGActgaaacagacacacacacacacacacacacacttcagtcCTTTTCTTTCTGCTCCGGACCGCCGCAGAAACACCGAACGCACACGCACTCAGCAGGTGAAAGTTTATTCTCTT ATGTCGGATAACAGACCTCATGGATCCAGATCAGATCCTCCGGATCAGGATCAGATGATGGAGTATTTCACACAGCAGGTCCTGTACCTGAAGGAGAAAGCCA TGCTGCAGACGTCTGTgagggaagagaagaaactgctGGTTGAAAATGCCaaactaaagaaagacatcGATGATCTGAAGAAGCTCCTGCATGAAACACAGAAGAGGAAAGCAG taaAGCTGCATCAGGAGAGAGTTCTAACGGCAACGATCGCAACTAAAACTGCCCTGCTGGGGGAAACGACCCCTCCGTCACAAACGGCCCCGTCCACCCGGTCAGAGACGAGCACCACACACGCCCGACACGACGGGAGACGCAGGAGAGACAGGAGAG GTTTGGACGCGGCGCATCTGAACAGTTCTGAGTCCGCATGCGCTCTGATACGCGAGCAGAAACCCGACGTGTCCCGTCTGGACCTGCGGGTCGGGCGCATTCTGGACGTCCGGAAACATCCAGATTCAGCATCACTGTATGTCCAGGAGGTGGAGTTAGGAGAACCCGCCCCCAGAACTGTGGTCAGCGGATTGACCAATCACATGCCTCCAGAACAG CTGGTTGGCTGTCTGGTGGTGTTGTTGTGTAACGTGCGGCCAATGAAGGTACGAGGCGTTCAGTCTCAGGCCCGCCTCCTCTGCGCTGTCAATCAAGAGATCATGGAACCCTTAACTCCGCCCACCACCGCTCAGCCTGGCGACAAAGTCACTTTCGAGAATTACCCCG GTGAACCTGAGAAAGAGCTGAATCCTAAACAGCGGATCTGGGAGCGTTTACAGCCCGACCTGTGCATAGATTTGAAGGGCGTGGCCACGTATAAGGGCGTGGCCTTTCAGGTCCGTGGGAAGGGCCTCTGCCGGGCCCCGAGCATCAGCAACGGCGGGATCAAATAA
- the aimp1b gene encoding aminoacyl tRNA synthase complex-interacting multifunctional protein 1 isoform X2: protein MILHMCTCASTFHIRNADRLKQTHTHTHTHFSPFLSAPDRRRNTERTRTQQMSDNRPHGSRSDPPDQDQMMEYFTQQVLYLKEKAMLQTSVREEKKLLVENAKLKKDIDDLKKLLHETQKRKAVKLHQERVLTATIATKTALLGETTPPSQTAPSTRSETSTTHARHDGRRRRDRRGLDAAHLNSSESACALIREQKPDVSRLDLRVGRILDVRKHPDSASLYVQEVELGEPAPRTVVSGLTNHMPPEQLVGCLVVLLCNVRPMKVRGVQSQARLLCAVNQEIMEPLTPPTTAQPGDKVTFENYPGEPEKELNPKQRIWERLQPDLCIDLKGVATYKGVAFQVRGKGLCRAPSISNGGIK from the exons ATGATCCTACACATGTGCACATGTGCCTCGACATTTCACATTAGGAATGCTGACAGActgaaacagacacacacacacacacacacacacttcagtcCTTTTCTTTCTGCTCCGGACCGCCGCAGAAACACCGAACGCACACGCACTCAGCAG ATGTCGGATAACAGACCTCATGGATCCAGATCAGATCCTCCGGATCAGGATCAGATGATGGAGTATTTCACACAGCAGGTCCTGTACCTGAAGGAGAAAGCCA TGCTGCAGACGTCTGTgagggaagagaagaaactgctGGTTGAAAATGCCaaactaaagaaagacatcGATGATCTGAAGAAGCTCCTGCATGAAACACAGAAGAGGAAAGCAG taaAGCTGCATCAGGAGAGAGTTCTAACGGCAACGATCGCAACTAAAACTGCCCTGCTGGGGGAAACGACCCCTCCGTCACAAACGGCCCCGTCCACCCGGTCAGAGACGAGCACCACACACGCCCGACACGACGGGAGACGCAGGAGAGACAGGAGAG GTTTGGACGCGGCGCATCTGAACAGTTCTGAGTCCGCATGCGCTCTGATACGCGAGCAGAAACCCGACGTGTCCCGTCTGGACCTGCGGGTCGGGCGCATTCTGGACGTCCGGAAACATCCAGATTCAGCATCACTGTATGTCCAGGAGGTGGAGTTAGGAGAACCCGCCCCCAGAACTGTGGTCAGCGGATTGACCAATCACATGCCTCCAGAACAG CTGGTTGGCTGTCTGGTGGTGTTGTTGTGTAACGTGCGGCCAATGAAGGTACGAGGCGTTCAGTCTCAGGCCCGCCTCCTCTGCGCTGTCAATCAAGAGATCATGGAACCCTTAACTCCGCCCACCACCGCTCAGCCTGGCGACAAAGTCACTTTCGAGAATTACCCCG GTGAACCTGAGAAAGAGCTGAATCCTAAACAGCGGATCTGGGAGCGTTTACAGCCCGACCTGTGCATAGATTTGAAGGGCGTGGCCACGTATAAGGGCGTGGCCTTTCAGGTCCGTGGGAAGGGCCTCTGCCGGGCCCCGAGCATCAGCAACGGCGGGATCAAATAA